The following is a genomic window from Nitrospira sp..
AATCGACGAACACTTCGCCGGATTTCGCGAGCATCTGATATTCGACCGCTCCACCGAACCCTTCGCGCCGTTGGAGCGCCCGGATGGTCCGAGTCGTGACATCTTCTAGCACCGGCACCGCCACCCGCGTGGTGACGGCCCCTAAGAACGTCCCATCGGCATCGAGAATTGGCGCCGTAAAAGCCACCATTCCCACCCCTTGATTGGACTCAGGCCTCGCCACGTCCCCCACCTGGCCCCGTCGCAACTCGCGCGCGCTCCGAAACCACTCGCTCTGGCTGAAATTCTGCCCAACCAGAGACGCCTCCGTTGAGGCGATCATGATGCCCTGCGAGTCCGTGACGCCCAGCCAGTGATACATCGGCGCGTAGGCCGTCTTCATCCATGCCAAGTAACTGCTGAGATACTGCCGATCCGGCGAACGAAGCGCCACGCCATGAGCCATCATCTTCACATCGCCATAGCGCTCGAACAGCAACCGGTCCAAATTGTCCGACACTTCCGCCGCCGCGAGCGTCAACTGCTCTCCCGCGGACCAGACCAACCGCCGCTCAACATACCGCAGCAGCACCGCCCCGATGCCGAGCGCAAGAATCGTGACCACGACAATCAGAAACGGAAGCCACCCATAGCGGCGCGAGGACTGGGCAAGCGGTGAGGCGACGGGAAAGCTCATGGCTGTAATGGACTCGCAATCCAACTCTTGACGGTCGCCACGGGATGGTACGTGAGCTTGGCGGCTCGCAGGCCGGGCAACCCGGCATCGTCCATGGCATTGATATACTCGGCGCCGGCGTGGTGCGCGGCGCGGCACGTCTCGCGAAACAGATATTGCGCCAATCCGGGCACGGCTCGGTCGGCAACTTCGACCAGCACCGCAAACGTCTCGGGCGCCAGCCGGTAGCCAAACGTATAGCCCATCACCCGATCCTGCACACAGACCACGCTGCCAGCGAGTCCCTGCCGGTCGGCCAGTTCCCAGACCAGCTCATGCGCCGCTGCGGCATCCTCTAAAAGAAATTGCCCCATCGCATCCAGTTGCCCTGATTGCTTCTGCGACACCCATCGACGGAACAGATCGCGGCAGGCAGGCCGGTCGGCCGCCCTATACGGACGGAGCGCGACCGAGGCCATCCGCTCGACCCGGTTGCACAGCGCGCGTTGCGACCGATAGGAATCTCCGGCGAGCCGCGCCAGCGAGCCAGTCCGGTACAGATAGTCCGGAGACTTCTCCGACCAACGCAGACGGCTGCCGGCGAGACGCGCCTGCTGGCGATCCGTCATACTCTCAATCCGGCTGACCGGAGAACCATGATTCCATCGATGCAAATCGGCAAGCCCCTCCTCGACCGATTCTTCGAGCGGTCGTGGCCCAATCGGAGGCAACGGCATAAACCACCCATCGGGGGAAGAGGCGAACAGGAAGAATACACCGTCCCGTTCCATCCACCAATAGGGCAGCGTCGCCGTCCATATATAGTGATACTCAAAGGCATAGGCTGCTAGTGCCTCATGGCCTAGACATTCGGACCTCTCCAACGCCTCCTTCATCCGAGGCGCATCTTCCATCCGAAGCGGACGGAGACGCGAGTCCGGCTGCAAAACCGGCTGACAAGAACGCAGCCGGCCTGTCACCTCCGGAAGCGAGGCGAGCACGATCACATCCTCCTGGAACCGTCCAATGAGGCGAGGATTCTTCGAAAGAAGCTGGAGCATGCGATCGTGCTGAAGAAGCGCCTGAACCCGCCCGGCATGCCGGCGGATCTCTTCGGGAACGGCCTCCCGCATGAAAGGACACTTGGTATCCCATCCCAGCTCGATCTCTGAACCATCGGCACTCCACATCAGCGCCAGCGGATAGAGCTGGCAGTCGAGCGGCCGCTGTTCATAGATGCCGCAGTGCGACGTCGCCGGATCGAAGGCGGGACAGAGATAGCCCTCGCTCTCTGCGTCTTTGACCAGCGCAATTTGAGAGCCAGCGGGATCGATAAACAACGCCGGCGATAGTCCCTGCGCCACCGCCGCATCAATCTCATCCCGCGTAAAGTAGGGGCGCAGGAAACTGTCCGATTCGGGAAATCGGCAACAGACATCGCAGCACAGACATACAGAGCCTGGAATGAATTGAGGCAGTGGGTCGAACGGGCTCACGTGCGAGTTGCACTCCAGCAGATCAAGCGCCATGGCGAGCCCATCATACGATGGGCTCGCCAATCGAGCAAGGAATGATCGCTCAGCCGCATCGCCAAAAACTTTCTCAGCATCCTCCGCTTCCATAATCTCTCGACAACAAGAACACGCACGATAAGAACACCCCTTGTCCGCTTCTGACCCCCATGGTAGCATTTGCGACAGATGTCCTTAATACTCTGACACTCACACAGTCCTCTACTAAAGGACCGCTCTTTGGCCCATACACCGTTACCCTGTTCGTCTCTGGCGTCAGACCTCGCCATCCGCCGCTGTGCCGACTTACAGACACAGCTGGAAGCAGCCGGCCTCTTTGCCTCGGATGCCGCGCCGCTGGCCACGAACTCCTGGCGAGTCAGTCCTTGCCCGCTCGTCCTTTCTCCGGAACAGGTCGCCTTCTTTACCAAACTGGGCCCCCAGCTCCTAGCCTTCTACCGGGCTCACAACCGCCTGTATCTCGACAGCGTGAAGGGCGCTCAGCCGGAATGGGTCGCGCAGTACCTCGATCAGGGCAAACCCGACGCCTTGATCGCCTATAGCCGAATGAAGCGCTTTCGGAATGAGCTGCCTGCGGTGATTCGCCCGGATGTCATTCCCACTCAAGATGGCATGGTCATTACGGAACTGGACTCGGTTCCCGGCGGGATCGGTCTGACGGCCTGCCTGTCCTCCCTCTATAGCGGACTCGATGACCGGCCGCTGCCGCTGGTCGGCGGCCGCGACGGCATGGTGCGAGGATTTGCCGCCATGTTGCAGGCGATCCGGCAAGAACGACCCGGCTGCATTGCCATCGTCGCCTCGGAAGAGGCGAAGGAATACCGGCCGGAAATGACCTGGCTGGCCGCCCGGCTCCGCGAACAGGGCCTTTCCGCCTACTGCATCGAGCCGAAGGAGATCCACTTCACCGAAGAAGGGTTGCGGCTTCACACGGCAATCGGCGAAGAACCCATCGCCGTGCTCTACCGTTTTTACGAACTATTCGATCTCTTGAATATCCCGAAGGCCGAGTTGATCCAGTACGCCGCCAAAAAGGAATTGGTGACGGTCACGCCGCCCTATAAACCGGCCTTGGAGGAAAAGTCGGCCTTTGCGCTGCTGCACCACCCCGTGCTCCGGCCCTTCTGGGAAAAAGAGCTCGGCGAAGCCACCTTGCTCGACCTGACCACGATTATGCCGCGCACCTGGTTGCTCGACCCGGCGCCGATTCCGCCGAGCGCTACCATTCCTGGCCTGCACATGGGCGGCCGCGCCGTCACCAATTGGCGCGATCTCGCCGCCGCCACGCAAAAAGAACGGCATTACGTCATCAAGCCGTCGGGCTTCTCCGAGCTGGCCTGGGGCAGCCGGGGCGTGTCCGTTGGGCACGATCTCCCGCAGACCGAATGGGCCGCGGCCCTCGATCATGCGCTCGCGTCGTTTCCGACGACGCCGTACATTCTTCAGGAGTTTCACAAGGGCCGTCTCTACGAGCTCGACTACTGGGATCCGGCGGCGAACCAGCTGGTAAAAATGAACGGCCGCGCGCGCCTGTCCCCCTACTATTTTGTGGCCAACGGGCAGGCCGAACTGGCCGGAATCCTCGCCACCGTCTGCTCCGCGGAAAAGAAAATTATCCATGGGATGAAAGATGCCATCATGGTCCCCTGCGCGCTGCCACAAGCGTAACGCACAGGCCGTCTCCTTTTCCCCCAATGCCTCATTCCACTTTGACTGTTTTCCGTGGTAGCCTAAGACCATTATGGCGCTGACGCTCTATCATGTGGATTGGTGTCCCGACTGCAAAGCCGTTCGGAACAAACTGGCGGAACTCGGAGTCCCCTATACCGGCATCGTCGTGCCGGACATCCGCCCAATGCGGAAAGTCGTCCATGACGTCTCCGGCCAATATTATGTGCCCGTGCTGGTAGACGGAAACAAGATCTTGACCGAGACGCACGACATCTTGGCCCACCTCGACAGCCACTATGCCAAGACTGCTTCCTAAATCCTCGCTGCAATCTGACGTGCCCGCGCAATCGACGACAGGATGCGTCCGCCCCTGTCGCCGGCGGTTTCATCTCTTACACAGGAGGCCATGACGCCCGTGGAGGAATGGAGACGAATCCTCGCTGAGAGCATCGTGAAACCAAAAGATCTGGCCGACCGGTTCGGACTCGACGAGAAAGAAATCGAAGCCATCGTCGGTCCATACCCTATGCGGATCACCCCGACCGTCCTCGGGACGATGAAAGAAAAAGGCGATGCCATCTGGAAGCAAGTCGTCCCGGAGATCGCGGAGCTGGACGACATCGACGCGGAAGACGATCCCCTCGAAGAAGACCTGATGAGTCCGGTGCCTCACCTGGTCCATCGGTACCCCGACCGCGTCCTCCTCATGGTGACCAACCAATGTCCGATCTACTGCCGCTTCTGCACCAGAAAACGGCTGGTGGGCAAACCAGGCTTTCTGAAGCAAGGCGAACTGGATCGCGCCATCGCCTATCTGCGGGAGCATACCGAAGTCCGGGACGTCATCCTCTCGGGCGGCGATCCACTGCTGCTCCCCGACCATTTGCTGGACCGTATTCTGAAGGCTCTGCGGACGATCCCTCATTTGGAGCTTATTCGCATCGGATCCCGTGTGCCGGGCACGCTGCCGCAGCGGATTACGGCGAAGCTCTGCGAGATCGTCAAGAAGTATCACCCGATCTATATGAACCTGCATTTCAATCACCCCGACGAGCTGACGCCCGAAGTCAAAGCCGCTTGCGGCATGCTGGCGGATGCGGGCGTGCCACTTGGCGCGCAAACCGTCCTGTTGAAAGGGGTGAACGACGATCCGGAGATTATGAAACGCCTGGTGCATCAGTTGCTCCTGGCGCGGGTCAAGCCCTATTATCTCTATCAGGCGGACTTGACGAAGGGGACAAATCATTTTCGCACGACCGTGGAAACCGGGCTGAACATCGTCAAGGCGTTGCAAGGCCATACCAGCGGCATGGCCGTTCCGCATTTCGTCATCGACGCGCCCGGCGGGGGCGGGAAGATTCCGCTGCTGCCCAGCGACTATCTCGTCAATTTGGATGAGGACGGAGCCGTGCTCCGCAACTACGAACGCAAGACGTTCCACTATCCGCAACCGACATCCGGCCGCGAACTGCCAATGGTCGGCGCCCGCGCCGGATTCGAGTACGACGCGAACGAAAATAGTTATCCCGATCGCGACGGGTTCTCCTCATGGGGCAATAGTTGCGGAGGCAATACGGACGATCTGTGAGCACACCATCGACCCACGGCATTCTCCCATATCAGGATATTAAGCAGCTGGTCGCCACGCAGGCGATTGCGGCCTCTCCCGCCGTCGAAGACCGGCAGATTCAACCGGCCAGCCTCGACCTGCGCCTGGGGCACAAAGCCTACCGGCTGATCAGCAGTTTTCTGCCTGAATTGTCCGCCATTTCCTCGCGGCTCGATGTCCTCGACTTCTATCAATCCGATCTGGTCATGTACGAGGTGGATTTGACGGAAGGGGCCATTCTGGAAAAAGGCCATGTCTACCTCGTGCCGCTGCTGGAAAGCCTGAAGCTCCCCAAAACCCTGCGCGCCAGGGCGAACCCGAAAAGCACCACCGGTCGATTGGATGTCTTCACCCGTGTCGTGACGGACCTGAATGCGGGCTTCGACGAAATCCGCGCCGGCTATCGCGGGCCGTTATTTCTTGAAGTCGTGCCGCGCTCGTTCGCCGTCAAAGTCCGCACCGGCCAGTCGCTGAATCAGATTCGGTTCGTCCGCGGCGACGCGACCGTCAGCGACGCGTCGTTGAAAACGCTGCACCGCAAATCGCCGCTGCTCTATCACAACAGCCCGGCCAGAACCACGCTGGAACAAGGCGAGTTCCGCGCCGAGCGCGGGCTCTTCCTGCGCATCGACCTCAAGGGCGGCGACCGGACGGGCTCCCGCATCATCGGGTATCGAGCCAAGAAAAACAGCCACGTCATCGATCTGGCCAAAGTCGGGCACTATCGCGCGGCGGACTTTTGGGAACCGCTCTACCGCCACCGGAACGACAGCCTGCTCCTGGAACCGGAAGAGTTTTATATTCTGGCGTCCAAGGAGCGCATTCGCGTGCCAGCCGGGTACGCCGCCGAAATGGTCGCGTATGAAGCGGCCTGCGGAGAGTTGCGCACGCACTACGCCGGATTCTTCGACCCGGGCTTCGGCTATGGCGCGAAGGGCGAGATCAAGGGGACGCAGGTGGTGCTGGAAGTCCGCCCCCACGATGTGCCGTTCCTGATCCACGACGGGCAGACGTTTTTTAAGGTTGTATATGACCGCATGCTCGACGTACCCTCACAGCTCTACGGCACCACGTTAGGATCGTCGTATCAAGGACAGGCCCTCACGCTCAGCAAACATTTTAAAGTGTAACCATGGCACCGACAGACCTCCCGACAAAAGATCCCGCGCCGCCTTCGTCGCCGGGCCACGTGGACGGCGAGACCAGCGAGGACAAGCAGCTGAGCGTCGCCGGCATGATGACCGGCACTGCGCTGATCTTCATCGGTTTTCTGAACGTCTTTCTGTCGATCAGCGGCGGCTTCGAGATCAATGCCGTCCCGCTGCTCATCTATTTCGGCGGCATCGCCGTCTGGGCCAATGCGGTCGTCGAGAACCCCACATGGCGCTACAGCGTCATGATCGCCGCCATCGCCATCGGGCTGGGATTTTTCCACTATGGCGAAGTGCTTTTCTGGCACAAGCAAGTCGTCTTCTGGGTAACCGTCGTGGTCGTCATGTACTTCATGTTCCGAGAGCCCAAGACACCGGACCGCTAAGCCTCGGTGATGATTGCCGTCATCATCCCCACCCTGAACGAATCCTCGACCATCGCGCACACACTGGCGCACACCGTTGCATTGGGATTCGACGACATTATTGTCAGCGACGGCGGCAGCACCGACTCGACCATCCAAATCGTTCAGACCTGCTGTGCCAAGATGCAGACCATCAAGCTGATCACCGCGCCGACCGGCCGCGCCCGTCAAATGAACGAGGGCGTGAAGGCCTGCCGCAACGACATCCTCCTGTTTCTCCATGCCGACACGGAGCTGCCTCCACAGGCCAAGCAGGCCATTGAATCTGCCTTGAACGATCCACAGATCGTCGGAGGCCGGTTCGATGTCCGCTTCGACCGGCCCTCCCGTTGGGGCACGGTGATCAGCTGGCTGATGAACCGGCGCTCGCGCCTCACCGGCATCGCCACCGGCGATCAAGCCCTCTTCGTCCGCCGCCGGATTTTTGAACAGATGGGCGGCTTCCCGGAAATCCCGCTGATGGAAGATATTGCCTTCAGCCGGCGATTGAAGCGCCAGGGACCAACCGCCGCGCTCACCGACTGCGTGACGACCTCGTTTCGCCGCTGGGAGCAGAATGGCCCGCTCCGCACAATTCTCTTGATGTGGACCCTGCGGTTCCTGTATTGGCTGGGGGTCAGCCCAGCACGACTCAACCATTTTTACAGGGCCATCCGATGAAGCAGCAGACTCCTTCTTCGCCCCAGGCCGCGCACAACGCCGCACTCGTTATTTTTGCCAAGGCGCCGATTGCCGGACAGGTCAAAACCCGTCTCTGTCCACCCCTCACCCACGACGAAGCTGCCACGTTACACGGCAGCTTTGTCCTCGACATGCTGGAGCGCACCAAGGCCGGCGCCGCCAAACTCAAGCTGCCGGTCGATCGCTATCTGGCCTGCGCGCCATCTTCCACGCTCGTCTTTTTCCAAATCATGGAAGAACGGCAACGCGTGAAGTTGATCGACCAGGTGGGCGACGATCTGGGCGCGCGCATGCAGCAGGCGTTCGCAGCCCTGTTCGCCAAGGGCTACCGGAAGGTCATCGTCGTCGGCACCGATATCCCGTCGCTCCCGCTCGATCATTACCAGCAGGCCCTGGCTTTGCTGGATACGCACGACATCGTGCTAGGACCGGCAATGGATGGCGGTTACTATTTGATCGGGCTCACGCAACCGAGGCCGGAGCTCTTTGCCGGCATCGCCTGGTCCACCGAGCGCGTGCTCGCCGCCACACAAGAGAAAGCGGCCAGCCTCAGCTTGAAAACGGCGCTGCTGCCTCCATGGCGCGATGTCGATACCATCGACGACCTGCGCGCATTGATCGAAGCCAGCGCGTTGGATGCAAAAAATCCAAAACACGAACAGGCCTTTTCACAACGGACCGCCGGCGCATTGCAACATCTCGCGAAGAGCCTTCGGGCAAGAGCTGGCAGCCCTCCACCATCGAACGGATATCCCGCATGAATGAACGGATTGCCCTGATTACCGGCGGAGCCAAGGGGATCGGAAGAGGGATTGCCCTCGACTTGGCCGCGCAGCACTGGAAGATCGCCATCTGCTATCGGACGAGCGAGGCGGAGGCTCAGAAAACGGCGTTGGCCATCACCGAACGGGGCGGACAGGCGCTCGCCATTCGCTGCGATGTCTCGGACCCCGTTGCGGCAAAAGACCTGGTGGCCCAGATCGAACGAACCTGGGGGCACATCGATGCCCTCATCAACGGAGCCGGCCCCTACCATCGCGTAAATCTGTTCGACGAAACAGTCGAAGGCTGGAACGAGATGTTCGACGGCAATCTCCACCCTATTTTCTATCTAGCCAAAGCCGCAGCCCCTGGAATGCAAGCGCGCAAGAGCGGCCGCATCATCAATTTCAGCATGGCCAACACCGAGCAGATGATCTCGCAACCGGACGTGACCGCGCATTATATCGCCAAAGCGGGCGTGCTGATTCTAACCCGGACGCTGGCGAAGCTGCTGGCGCCCCATGGCATCACCGTGAACGCGATCTCGCCGGGATTCATCGATTCCGGCAGCGCGCCGCCGGGAGAGTTGGCCAGCATGATGAAGCGCATTCCCGCCGGCTATATCGGCACCGTCGACGACATCGTCGCCGCCGTGCGATACTTGCTGAGTGAAGACGCGCGCTACGTGAATGGCGCGAATATTCAGATCAGCGGCGCCTGGGGAATTTAGGAAGAATGGGACTGTGCCCGTGGCGTTTTCTTGCTCACTGAACGCGCACCGGGAACAATCGAAATTTTTGATTACGGGCGGTGCTCGCTCAATGTGCGCAGGGAAAACCGCCACGAGCACAGTCCCTAAGAAGGGATGAGAGAAAGGATCGTTGAAGACGGCGCTCGGTCAATGCGCGCAGTCTGAAACCAACCCGCTCACCTCGCTGAGTGAGTGGAAGGGGAGAAAAAACATATGAAAACCGATCAAGAACGGGAAGCGCATCGTCGATTTGTCCAGGCGCTGCAGCATGAGCACCTCACTTGCTCCAAGCCTGGCTGCGGGGGTGCGATGGATGTCGCCGACCTCACGCCGCACAACGCCCGCATTAAATCCTATGAAGCGACTTGCGAGCGCTGCCACTTGGTCGAAAAGATTACCGGCAAGGAAGAGCATCAGCCGGCGTGGGACATCGCCTCGATTACGATGATGGCGGAAGTGCATCTTCTCCACGACCAGCCGACCTGTCCCTTCGACGACACCCCTATCACCTTCATCTCCATGCCCAACCCCCGCCGCAAAGCCCGCTATCGCCTCGCCTGCTTCTACTGCGGCCGCCACACCGAAATGAACTGGCCGCCGCCGGAAGCCAAGGGATAAGCTCTCTTCTCCCAACACCAACTCGGCAAAAGAAAACCGGCGGACCGCCACAAGAGCGTCCGCCGGTTTATTGCTGTCCCGGCTCATGCCGGTCTATATGCGGCTTGGCGTTACTTGCCGAATGCTTTCTTTAGCAGCGGTTCCATCTCGCCCTTCTTTTCCATCGGGTCCAGGATATCGGTGTCGCCGTAGAAGGTCCCATCGATGAACACCTTGGGCAACGTCGGCCAGTTGGTCATCTTGGTCAGCGCTTCCCGCTTGACCGGCTGCGACAGCACATCGACCAATTCGTACGGATAGCCGTACTTGTCGAAAAACTGCATCGTTTCGCGCGTGAATCCACACATCGGCATGGTCTTCGTTCCCTTGCCATAGATCAGAATCTTATGCGCTTTCACTTCCTTCTGGATTTCCTCTTCTATCGGTTCAGCCATCGTCCCCTCCTAAGCTTCGTCTCTCGTTCGGGCGGTCAACTCCAAGGCGTGAATACGCCCATCCTTCATCGGCACATCGAGCGCCTGATAGATAAGCCGGTGCCGGTCCAGAAGACTTTTCTCACGAAACGCCTCCGACACCACGGTCACTTTCAAATGATCCATCGTCCCGGTGCGATCGGTCACCGTCACCGCCGCGTCCGGCAGGCTCTTCTGAACGTACTGGGTCAACACTTCCGGTGTAATCATGCCCGGCCTCCATCTATGAGTCTGAGGATACCCGAGGGCAGACTGGAAACGCAATTCACTTAAATTGAACCATGACCGCACAACTCCGTCGTTCATACCGTTGCACCTGGTGTCTATGAGCCAACGATGGTGGTGGATATCCACCAGAGAAATTCACTCCATCCATCGGCCAGCTGCAATCTATTCATTTGCAATGGACTTTCACAATCTCATGTCCGGCATCGAGATTGCTCAATGACGACAGCAGGAGTTCAACCATGAACCACATGAATCGTACTCATCCAAAGCCTTCCATCATTCACCATCAAGGAGGTTGCCATGGCTGACTTTAAATCGGGATTCTTTGTCGGAGGAGATGCGTGCAACGGGCGAGTCCTTGTCGTGGACGATGAGCCGGATATCCGCAAAGTCGTCAAGATGACCTTACAGAAAGCTGGGTACGACGTGCTGGAGGCCGAGAATGGCGAGAAGGCCATTGAAGCCATCAACAGCGGAGAAAACCGGCTGCTGCTCGACGTCATGGTCTGCGATATCCGCATGCCGAAGGTCAATGGGATCGAAGCGATCGCCTACTTCCGGCAGAATTATCCCCGCGTGCCCTTGATTGTTCTCACCGGGTTCCCCGATACCGACATGGCCACGTCGTTGCTCAGGCAGGGGGTGGTCGACTATCTGGTGAAACCCGTTGAAGGAGAGAAGCTGAAAGCCGCCGTCGCCCGTGCGATGGAGCAACGCGAACTGGCGCCCTTATGAACTCATCGGCGCCGCGGCTATCCGGGAAGGATCAGGCGGGGAGGACCGCGCATCGGCCCTCCCCGGCCTCACGAGAGAAGGATCCCGTCAACCCTATGCTGACGACCACCACGCATCCCACAAACATGACACCCACCAAAGTGGCTATTCTTGGAGCCGGTCGAGGAGGCACCGCGCTCCTCAACTTACTCCACCAAATTCAGGCCATCGAGATTGTCGGCATCGCCGACTGCAACCCCGAAGCCTCCGGCCTGCAACGGGCCCGCGACCTGCGCGTGCCGGTCGTGACTCACGTCGCTGAGCTCATCCAAAACCACGCGGTGCAGCTGATTCTCGACGTGACCGGCGATCCCGACGTAGAGGCGATGCTCCGCCGCCACGCCCGGCCTGAAACGGATGCACTCAGCGGCTCCGCGTCCCGCATGCTCTGGGAACTGGTTCAACATGAATCGACGCTGCAAGCCGAACTGCTTCAAGCCGAAAAACTCGCGGGCATCGGGTCCTTCGCCGCCGGCATCGCCCACGACATCAATAACCCGCTGCAGCTGATTCTCGGACTCGCAGAAAATTTGGAGGACGAGACCGACCTGGAGACCGTTCATGCGCAAGCCGCCGACATCATTACCGCCGTCAAGCGCACCACGGCCATTTGCAGAGATCTGACGTCCTATGCCCGGCGCTCGGCCTCTCATAACCATAGCCTGATTCATCTCAATACCAGGCTCGACGAAGCGCTCAAGATCGCCCGGTATGCCGTCGGGCTCCACGATATCGACATCGTCAAGCACTATGCGCCCGACGCCGCCGCCGCAGGACATCCGGACGAACTCCTCCATGTCTTTGTCAACCTCATCACCAACGCCGTCCAGGCCATGAGCGACGGCGGCACGTTGACGCTGCGCACGGCCATCGGATCGGACCGCGTCACCATACAAGTCTCCGATACCGGCTGCGGCATTCCCTCCGATCTCTTCAACGCGATTTTCGAACCATTTTTTACCACCAAGCCACCGGGGAAAGGCACCGGATTAGGCCTGTATAACATCAAGCACGTCATCCACCAGATGCACGGCACCATTGCCGTGGCCAGCGACGTCGGCATCGGCAGCACCTTTACCGTCACCTTGCCGCGAACAGCACAGACATGACTCCCATGACCACACCAAGGCCGGCGCGCGCGCCGCGGACGCCGCGAGAAACGCGGTGGGGACTGAAAAGCAAACTGATTCTCTCCATGCTCTTGGTCGGCATCGTGCCGCTCGTCGTGGGATTGGGCATGGCCTTCTGGCAGGGATCGCAAGAAATTCGCGACGTCAACGGCGAAAGTTTCAAGGCTCTCGCCACAGAAGCCGCGAGAAAACTCGATCTGCTGGTGGCCGACGAAGTGGCCCGCACCGCCCGCATCGCCAATGATCCCGCCGTCGTCCGGGAACTGGAGCGCCGTCGGGATCTCGTGCAAAACCATCCCCCTTCCTCCTCCCCGCCGGCCAAAGCCGACGCGGCGGCCCGCTGGGCCGCTCACGACCCGGCGCTGCTCAAGGAGATCAACGGCAGTCCATTGGCCACGCTACTGCAAGAGCATTACACCGGCACACACAGCACCCCCGACCAACTACTGCCGTCAGTCGTCCGTTCGGCCACGAAAATGCTGTTCTTGACCGATATCCAGGGCGCGCTGATGGCCGCCATGACCACCCTGCCGGAATTCCGGCACGACCACACTGTCTGGTGGCAAGGCGCGTATAACCACGGCGCGGGGAAGCTCTACATTGAAGACGTCCACTTCGACGAAAAGATCGACGCGTATGCGTTCACCATTTCCATCCCTGTCATGGACAGTCTCCGATACGAAGTGGTCGGCGTGTTGCATCGTGTGGTCGACGCCAAAGAGTTCTTTTCGCCCTCGACCCATGTCATCCGGTTTGGGAAAACTGGGCACGTCATGCTGATCGACAGCCGCGGCATTGTCATGAGCTGCCCCATCCTGCCGACCGGCATCGCCCTCTCCGACAGCAGCCTGATCCCGCAGATCACCCCGTTGCAGCCGGGCTGGGTGCAGGCCGCAAGCGACGGACACGGAAGCCATGCAACCTCGATCATCGGGTTTGCGCCGCTGCCGGAAACCAGCCGCGCGACGAACGGCTCCCTGAGCGGCGGCTCGTGGCATACCTTCGTCTGGCAATCGTCCGATGAACTGTTTGCGCCGATCCAGCATCTCTTTACGTGGATGGTCATCTTCGGCGGCATCGCCCTCGTGCTCCTCGCCATCCTGGGCTACGTCGCCGCCAGCCGCATCGTCACGCCGGTCCGCGCGCTGCAACAAGCCGCCCAGGCGATTGGGCGGGGAGAACTCCACACTACCATCGACATTCGCACCGGCGACGAATTAGAAGACCTGGCCAACGAATTCACTCGAATGAATGCCCAACTGGAAGCCGCCTTCGCCGGCTTGACCGACCAAGTCACCTTGAAGACACAAGAAGTGGATTACCTCCGGCAGTCGACCGATCAAATTCTCGATACCGTCCCGACACCGATCATCCTGATCGACGCTCAGGAATCGGTTCACTACATGAATCAGGCTGCCCGCGAGACCTTCCACCT
Proteins encoded in this region:
- a CDS encoding GHKL domain-containing protein (MaGe:77309786); the protein is MNSSAPRLSGKDQAGRTAHRPSPASREKDPVNPMLTTTTHPTNMTPTKVAILGAGRGGTALLNLLHQIQAIEIVGIADCNPEASGLQRARDLRVPVVTHVAELIQNHAVQLILDVTGDPDVEAMLRRHARPETDALSGSASRMLWELVQHESTLQAELLQAEKLAGIGSFAAGIAHDINNPLQLILGLAENLEDETDLETVHAQAADIITAVKRTTAICRDLTSYARRSASHNHSLIHLNTRLDEALKIARYAVGLHDIDIVKHYAPDAAAAGHPDELLHVFVNLITNAVQAMSDGGTLTLRTAIGSDRVTIQVSDTGCGIPSDLFNAIFEPFFTTKPPGKGTGLGLYNIKHVIHQMHGTIAVASDVGIGSTFTVTLPRTAQT
- a CDS encoding HAMP domain-containing protein (MaGe:77309787), with product MTPMTTPRPARAPRTPRETRWGLKSKLILSMLLVGIVPLVVGLGMAFWQGSQEIRDVNGESFKALATEAARKLDLLVADEVARTARIANDPAVVRELERRRDLVQNHPPSSSPPAKADAAARWAAHDPALLKEINGSPLATLLQEHYTGTHSTPDQLLPSVVRSATKMLFLTDIQGALMAAMTTLPEFRHDHTVWWQGAYNHGAGKLYIEDVHFDEKIDAYAFTISIPVMDSLRYEVVGVLHRVVDAKEFFSPSTHVIRFGKTGHVMLIDSRGIVMSCPILPTGIALSDSSLIPQITPLQPGWVQAASDGHGSHATSIIGFAPLPETSRATNGSLSGGSWHTFVWQSSDELFAPIQHLFTWMVIFGGIALVLLAILGYVAASRIVTPVRALQQAAQAIGRGELHTTIDIRTGDELEDLANEFTRMNAQLEAAFAGLTDQVTLKTQEVDYLRQSTDQILDTVPTPIILIDAQESVHYMNQAARETFHLAPGATLPLSLFALLPLDAASQTKLRQEFSGTAASANDSAALVRNAPPRDPLAQTRTHEDAHDRPELQIGARTYHYLRFHLPGRPGEDSHSGLVLRDITEDSRMQDQLIQAEKSGSLGVLTAGIGHELNNPLFGILGMGEAIQDETDLARARLYAQDIVAQGRRMAAIIRDFTGVTARETSVQRIPVCVETAIERALDAMHISVDLTHIAIHKTFAGETMVLAIPDQLQQVMMNLFMNAVQAMKGVGALTILTAQTDQLATVRIADSGPGIAPQYLARIFDPFFTTKEQGDGSGLGLTVARRIIRKFGGELRIESREGAGATCVVTLPILRNQPPEEGPCTASPPRSEPQPARS
- a CDS encoding Putative Response regulator, CheY-like (Evidence 3 : Putative function from multiple computational evidences; MaGe:77309785), coding for MADFKSGFFVGGDACNGRVLVVDDEPDIRKVVKMTLQKAGYDVLEAENGEKAIEAINSGENRLLLDVMVCDIRMPKVNGIEAIAYFRQNYPRVPLIVLTGFPDTDMATSLLRQGVVDYLVKPVEGEKLKAAVARAMEQRELAPL